In Synchiropus splendidus isolate RoL2022-P1 chromosome 7, RoL_Sspl_1.0, whole genome shotgun sequence, the genomic window GCTTTGACCAAATCCGTATACATTACATCTTGAGGATAAAACGCTCTAAATTGCTCAATTTAGGATGAAATACATTGAAACGGAGCTGAAAAGGAAGAAAGGCCTTGTAGAAGCCGAGGAGCAAaaagtgaaggtgaaggatgCTGAAGATCATCTGTACGAGCTTCCGGAGAACATTCGAGTGAATTCAGCCAAGAAGACGGAGGAGATGTTGTCCAATCAGATGCTGAGTGGGATCCCCGAGGTGGATCTGGGCATCGAGTGAGTCAAGAACTCTGCAAGAGACGATGGAGAGGCACTGAATATTTATCTTGTGTTACTCCTCTTTCCTCCCAGCGCAAAGATTAAGAACATCATCCAGACAGAGGAGGCCAAAGCTAAGCTTCTGGCAGAGCAGAGGAACAAGAAGAAGGACAACGGCACGTCGTTCGTACCCACAAACATCGCTGTCAACTACGTTCAACACAACCGCTGTGAGTCCATGTCTTTATTGTTCAGATACTGGTTAGACTTGCATGTGCCCCACTGATATTCAACATGTCCTGCATCAGTGCCAGTGTTGCCACATCCTGAGTCGTGGTTTCTTTCATACCGGTTaacctgttttcaaaataaatattttgaactCAAGTTGAAACTTCCTTCCTTATGTTTTTAGGAAGTGACAGTGGTAACAAGCTTTTTGTTAGATCAAATAGATCAGTAGCAGAGTAAAGTACGTCTGAGAAAATCCTCCTCATCGTACATTCTTGAGCACCATCAAATACTCAAGATGGATTGACTAATATGGGACTTGTAGTTGATGCAaaggaattgttttttttttccagctgtaAGTGTGAGTGttaaaaatctctttttttccagtttacCACGAGGATGCAAACGCACCACAGAGGCatcagagacacagagaggagcCCAAAGCCAGGCCGCTGCGAGTGGGCGACACGGAGAAGCCAGGTGTTGAAGGTAAGCGTCGATTCCACAAGGTGGCATGGTGTCATagtgacagaaataaaacatcCATCCCTGTCACCCAGCTCCACCGACGCCCCCCAATTTCCGCAAGCGGCCCAACAACGAGAAGGCGACGGACGACTACCACTATGAAAAGTTCAAGAAGATGAATCGACGTTATTAAGCAACGTAGTTTCGCTCATGCATTCATGTATTACAGCTCACCATGGACTGGTTCTTATCAAATCCATCCCTGAAACCTTAAAGATGGAGAATGAATTTTGTCacttgtaaatatgtttttttccattttctttctaGAATATCTTCATGTGAATTAAGGTAAATGGTGTTAGTGATGTGGAAACAATGCAAAAACCAGGATTTATTTTCGAAGAAAGTTCTTcacttttaattaaaaatgGAAACTCGAGCTTGTGTGTTGATCATCAGTGTCGCAGTGTGATGGACGTGTGGGAGAACTTGTCAAAGAGCAACTTGTTGTTGCCTTTGTTTAGGATATTATAATtgaatgactttattttgtctCAATAATTATGAAAAAATTACAGGTCTCGGTGACAGAGTTGGAGGGAAAGAAAGACTGGAGAGACGCTGCTGGAGAAGGGGTTTATTGAGggacaaacactgaaaaatgaaCACAGTACAAAAATGGCAACACAACTTTAACTGCTGCTGAATTAATGTTTTCAGAGTTGATTCAGAAGCCACTTCTCTGggtagaaaacaaaaatgggaaTGTGAACTAAGCTGCCAAAAACGTgc contains:
- the c7h9orf78 gene encoding splicing factor C9orf78 homolog — protein: MPSNKSFRKRRNSSDEEDDETAEEVRSKVDELKEIQSMRQRQKGVSVTALLVGEKLPPEAEIDNDPFKLKTGGVVDMKKVKDRNRDMTEEETDLNLGTSFSAETNRRDEDADMMKYIETELKRKKGLVEAEEQKVKVKDAEDHLYELPENIRVNSAKKTEEMLSNQMLSGIPEVDLGIDAKIKNIIQTEEAKAKLLAEQRNKKKDNGTSFVPTNIAVNYVQHNRFYHEDANAPQRHQRHREEPKARPLRVGDTEKPGVEAPPTPPNFRKRPNNEKATDDYHYEKFKKMNRRY